AACCATTGGGGTGAACATGAAATAGATtatattctaatttatAAAGTAAATCCAGGTAAATCGATCACCGTTAAaccaaatttaaatgaGGTAGAAGATTACAAATGGGTTGATCTTGACACCTTTAAGAAAATGTTAAACGATTCTGAAAACTTCGATTTTACACCTTGgttcaaaattatctgtgaaaattatttattccAATGGTGGCAACAACTTGACAATCTATCaaatgttgaaaatgatgaaaaaatttacagAATGCTTTAACATCTacatatgtatatatatcgATATTACCtatttatttacaagcAAGATAAATTCTTATTCCTATTTACGGCTTTCTCATTCCCTTTAGGGTCTCGACTAAACTGTCATACTCTTTCTTCACTTCATCAGGatctaaaattttattcttctttttcgtCCTAGAATTCAATTGTCTTTGTTGGTACTGATATGACATGATTGAATGCCTAGTGGATGCATTTAATGAAGTGTTACAACGTGCTTGAATTTCCGTCTTACCATTATCCTTCATGGTgacattttcaatggtaaaTGGGTAAACTAATTCTCTGATAAAATCACCTTTATTgtaagaattttttttatcattttcaccaAGAGATCTAGCAATGAAGCCACCAATAGCTGCGacattttgattctgatgTGAACTATTTACCATTCTACCGGGTACTATATGTTTTGTAACAACTCCGTTAGGTGAATTATCCAGTCTTCCTTTCAGTTTGTAACTTAACCCACCGTTACCAATGACTCTATCTCTAGGAAATTTCAACCTCTTAGTGTTAATCTGCTCATTTAAGAATTCAATGGccagatttttcaaagttgtGGCGTTGAAATGTTTGAAATCAACGTCCATAGCATGCTTGTCAATCAACCACTTCTTGAAATCGTTTCTAGCCTGTTTGATTTGCTCAATTTTCCTCCTATTCAATCTTTCCTGTCCACTCTTGGCATCAATCACCTCTGTCAATGACTCGTATGAGGATCCATCCTTGTGAAACAAAGGATTCACTTTACCTGTCTGATACGAGGGAACCACTCCCATCTCTTGGAATCTAAGTCTAATCCACTGATTCCCACCGTTGGGCTCAAACTTGGTCATCCGTTCCAAAGAATCCAGAGCATCCAATTCAATGTACCTGGTCCTAATCTTCGAAGGAAGCGTAGACTTCAACCCCCATTCTTGATGCGAGAGAGTCGACGGTTTCGTCTCAATAATCTGATGTGTGGGATAGCACCTGCTCTTGGACCCACCCACACGAGGTCGAGGAACTTGTGACAGTTTAGTCTGACGCAGCAGCTGTGATATCGTAGACATTGCTTACActtctctcttttcttgaCATGGTAATCTCATCGAAGCAAATTGTCCTTTTCATAAATAACTTTCTCGGTGACTTGCAGAACATATCACAACCATGCCAAACACTACAGCCAACATTATTAGTGATATATTACCATTATCCCACCCATAAATGACTGCATAGCATACCCACCAGCTTGTAGAAACGAATTCTCGCCCACTGGCACTTCGCTGGCACTTCGAAGCACTACACGTTGGACAGCACACTCACCATCATAGGCTCATGGCCACAGCCCGGCCTTCACCCTAAAAGACATCTTCCCACACCCACATCATGGCCTTATTCCAGCCAATCTTGACCTTCTTGATGGCCTATTAGTGATAGTAACGCGATATGTGCAGCATCCGGGTAAGCGGTCCTCGGAGTTCTCTTGGAATCCTATTAATCACGCTATAATTAGAGATTACATATTACTATTGAATGGGAGTCACTCAGCATTCAGATAAAGTCAGAGTTATACGAATAAGATATGTCAGAGTTACAAGAACAGATTGGAAACCTCAGCATTAGCGAGGACAAGAAGCAAAATGGTCAAACAGATCGTTCTTACGTTCCTCCTCACATGAGAAATAAGAAAGTGAGTAGAACTAGTAATAATGGTCCCTCCGTTCAACCAAATAGAGGATTTTTTAGCAGTAGACCTTCTCGTCAAAAGACAGGGTCGTTTTTTGGTGGTTCCGCTCCTCGCCAGGATGAGTATCACGGCTTCTCCAGTAGATGGGTCGATGGTAAGCATATTCCAGGTCCTAGAAATGAGGGGTTAGAACTAAAATTATTTGGTGAGGCTTCTGAAAGTCACGGTTCAGGAGGTATCAATTTCGATAATTATGATGACATCCCTGTGGAAGCCTCTGGTGAAGACGTCCCTGACCCTATTATGGAATTTACGTCGCCTCCCCTAGAAGAATTATTActagaaaatattaaacTTGCAAGATTTACTAAACCAACTCCCgttcaaaaatattccatTCCTATTGTCAGTAAAAATAGAGATTTGATGGGTTGTGCTCAGACTGGGTCTGGTAAGACTGGTGGGTTCCTTTTCCCCATACTTTCCGAAATGTTCATTAACGGTCCATTGAACGTTCCAGATAAATCAAGGAACCATTACATGAGGAAGGGTTATCCCACAGCATTAGTGCTGGCACCTACTAGAGAACTAGCCAcacaaatttttgaagaatcaagaaaattcaCGTACAGATCATGGGTAAGACCTTGTGTTGTTTATGGTGGTGCCCCCATCGGGAATCAGATGAGAGAACTCGATCGTGGTTGTGACCTATTGGTGGCTACTCCCGGTAGATTAAATGATTTACTGGAACGTGGTAAAATTTCACTGATGAATGTCAGATATTTAATTCTGGATGAAGCTGATAGAATGCTAGATATGGGGTTTGAACCACAAATTAGACACATTGTAGAAGATTGTGATATGCCTGAAGTTCAAGATAGGCAGACATTGATGTTTTCCGCTACTTTCC
This is a stretch of genomic DNA from Kazachstania africana CBS 2517 chromosome 8, complete genome. It encodes these proteins:
- the MRP51 gene encoding mitochondrial 37S ribosomal protein bS1m (similar to Saccharomyces cerevisiae MRP51 (YPL118W); ancestral locus Anc_8.613) translates to MSTISQLLRQTKLSQVPRPRVGGSKSRCYPTHQIIETKPSTLSHQEWGLKSTLPSKIRTRYIELDALDSLERMTKFEPNGGNQWIRLRFQEMGVVPSYQTGKVNPLFHKDGSSYESLTEVIDAKSGQERLNRRKIEQIKQARNDFKKWLIDKHAMDVDFKHFNATTLKNLAIEFLNEQINTKRLKFPRDRVIGNGGLSYKLKGRLDNSPNGVVTKHIVPGRMVNSSHQNQNVAAIGGFIARSLGENDKKNSYNKGDFIRELVYPFTIENVTMKDNGKTEIQARCNTSLNASTRHSIMSYQYQQRQLNSRTKKKNKILDPDEVKKEYDSLVETLKGMRKP
- the DBP1 gene encoding putative DEAD-box ATP-dependent RNA helicase DBP1 (similar to Saccharomyces cerevisiae DED1 (YOR204W) and DBP1 (YPL119C); ancestral locus Anc_8.614) codes for the protein MSELQEQIGNLSISEDKKQNGQTDRSYVPPHMRNKKVSRTSNNGPSVQPNRGFFSSRPSRQKTGSFFGGSAPRQDEYHGFSSRWVDGKHIPGPRNEGLELKLFGEASESHGSGGINFDNYDDIPVEASGEDVPDPIMEFTSPPLEELLLENIKLARFTKPTPVQKYSIPIVSKNRDLMGCAQTGSGKTGGFLFPILSEMFINGPLNVPDKSRNHYMRKGYPTALVLAPTRELATQIFEESRKFTYRSWVRPCVVYGGAPIGNQMRELDRGCDLLVATPGRLNDLLERGKISLMNVRYLILDEADRMLDMGFEPQIRHIVEDCDMPEVQDRQTLMFSATFPRDIQHLARDFLKNYVFLSVGRVGSTSENITQKIIMVEDMDKKSALLDLLAYQHEGLTLIFVETKRMADQLTDFLIMQNFNATAIHGDRTQEERERALGAFKAGRADILVATAVAARGLDIPNVTLVINFDLPSDIDDYVHRIGRTGRAGNTGVAISFFNSNNTNIVKGLVEILEEANQEIPQFLKDAIRRPLMSRGSGKFGNRGGSGFGNRHENTRDYRKHTSTRGGAASSSWASTASRGGRSGNGWNGAVNDSDSFWNGGKESGSSASWW